A segment of the Sphingobacterium oryzagri genome:
CACCACGCGGTTTTACATACGCTGGAAGAGCAGGAAAAAAGAGGACATATCCAGTTAAGCCTGGTTCGGATAGATGAACAAGGTAATGTTGATCTTGCACACTTACGGGAATTGCTGGCAAACCATCCGCGAACATTTGTTTCGCTAATGCACGCCAACAATGAAATTGGTAATTTAACAGATATCAAAGCCGTCTCGGCTATATGCCAAGAGTTTAATGCGGTATTTCACTCGGATACAGTGCAAACGATGGGACACTACGTGCACGACCTCACGGACTTGCAGATCGACTTTATTACGGGAGCAGCGCATAAATTTCATGGGCCAAAAGGTGTAGGCTTTCTATATATAAACGGTCGGAACAAAATCCATCCGTTGATCTATGGTGGTGCGCAAGAACGTAATATGCGTGGCGGCACGGAAAATGTGTATGGTATTGTGGGTTTGGCCAAAGCGCTAGAGCTGTGTTATCAGGAAATGGATATACACCAGCAGCACATTCAAGGATTAAAAGACTACATGATCGGGGAATTGAAAAATGCATTGCCCGGTATTGCCATCAATGGCAACAGCGAGGCTAGCCAATCCTTGTATACCGTTTTAAATGTATCGTTGCCGCGCACGGAAATAGCCGACATGCTGTTATTCAGTTTAGATATCGCCGGCATATCGGCATCTGGAGGTAGTGCTTGCAGCTCCGGATCTGAAATTGGAAGTCATGTGCTACGTGCCTTAAAATGTGACAGCGAACGTCCATCTGTGCGCTTTTCTTTCAGCAAATATAATACGAAAGAAGAAGTGGATTTTGTCGTGAAAACCCTTAAAGAACTTTGCGAAAATCATAGCTAATTAAAAGGACTTCTTACGAAGTCTTTTTTTTTTTGTGCAGATAGGTAAAAGAGTTGTTGCTTCAATCGATTGAAACGACGGTTGTTTTGTTTGACTCCATTGCCTTGTTTTGCGTCGACTAAAAACGCGTTAGATATCGCGAGCGTCCACAACTTCGCATAGCAATAATAACAAAAATGTCTCATGCAGTAGATTGACCTCAGCGAGGTCATAGATTTATAGAAAATTTATACGATTTCTTTTTTCGACTCCGTAGGAGTCGTATGTTGCTTTTGTCCCTCGCCGGGACGGGGACTTCCTTTTGAAGGCCAAAAGGAAGCAAAAGCCTTTTGTTTCATCGAGGCGATTTGTCGCACGTAGCCTTCCCACACAAGCCAATTGACGCGCGGGCTAGAAATTGTTATAAAAAAATTTTACAAGAATTTTTTATAACAATTTCTCATGCCTTCCCATCGCAAATCCTGCGTCAATTGCTTGTTTTCCATCGCTTGATGAAACGTGGATGATGTTGTTCGAGGAGCGTTTAATATAGCGAGCGTTCACGATTTTAGCAAGCGATAATAAAAATGTCTCAAGTGGATTGACCCCGGCCGGGGTCATATGTTTATAGAAGATGCTTATTTTTTATTTCGACTCCGTAGGAGTCGTATGTCGCTTTTGTCCCTTTCCGGGACGGGGACTTCCTTTTGAAGGCCAAAAGGAAGCAAAAGCCTTTTGTTTCATCCCAGGCGATCTTTCGCACAAATCCTTCCCACACAAGCCAATTGACGCGCAGGCTAGAAATTGTTATAAAAAATTTTTACAAGAATTTTTTAATAACAATTTCTCATGCCTTCCCCTCACACATCCCGCGTCAATTGCTTGTCTCCCATCGCTTGATGAAACGTTGATGATATTGTTCGAGGAGCGTTTAATATAGCGAGCGTTCACGATTTAGCAAGCGATAATAAAAATGTCTCAAGTGGATTGACCCCAGCCGGGGTCATATGTTTATAGAAGATGCTTATTTTTTATTTCGACTCCGTAGGAGTCGTATGTCGCTTTTGTCCCTTTCCGGGAC
Coding sequences within it:
- a CDS encoding cysteine desulfurase family protein, producing MQVYFDNAATTPLEPEVIKVMTEAMQESFGNPSSIHAHGRQVKTIVEKARKTLAALLKASPSEIFFTSGGTEADNMAIVRSIIDLGITHAITSPLEHHAVLHTLEEQEKRGHIQLSLVRIDEQGNVDLAHLRELLANHPRTFVSLMHANNEIGNLTDIKAVSAICQEFNAVFHSDTVQTMGHYVHDLTDLQIDFITGAAHKFHGPKGVGFLYINGRNKIHPLIYGGAQERNMRGGTENVYGIVGLAKALELCYQEMDIHQQHIQGLKDYMIGELKNALPGIAINGNSEASQSLYTVLNVSLPRTEIADMLLFSLDIAGISASGGSACSSGSEIGSHVLRALKCDSERPSVRFSFSKYNTKEEVDFVVKTLKELCENHS